TACCTGCCCTCGGCCCAGCTGTTTTCATTCGGTTTCTGCAGTGCAGGGTGAGGAGTCAACAAGGATCGGTGCTGATTAAGGGTTTTCGCAGCCTCCCAGCTGCCTCTTGGCCCGAGGAGCTGGGGGACCGGCTCTTTGGTCCCCAGCTGCCCAGTTCCCGCAGGACAAAACTGCCTGAGAACCTTAAAATCCGGACTACGGCACTCTGGCTTCCAGCCAGGGCACGATGGGGCAGCAAGACCCCAGCTAAACCGGGAGCGACCCCGGCACCCACGAGCCGGGGGGTGACCCGTcggtgcaggcagccctggcggtgcactggccTCACCTTGCTGCCGCCCGGCgcctggggcagcggggccgaCTTGGCGGAGGACTCGCAGAGGGACACGCTCTTCTGGCCCTGCTGGGAGGTGCCGCTGGaggcgggggccggggaggcgccgTCGGGGGCCACGTCGCGGGAGCCCGTGGACTCGCTGCTGGTGGAGCTGCGGGAGAGCAGCCCCTGGCTGCGGTCGGTGCTGACCGAGCAGTGCGTCAGCACGTACTGCTCCTGGATGTACGACGCCTGGTAGATCCGCTTCCAGATGTCTCCCCCCGAAACGGGCTCCGCACCTGCCCGGCGAGCGCATGAACCCATCACCccgggccggcggggagggggaTCCCATCCTGccgccccagcaccccctgccccactcaCTCCGCTCCGACTCCTCCGTGCCGCCGGCGGAGAGCTCCAGGGAGACCTCACGGGACTCAGCGGTGGCTCGGGACGGCTCACGGCTCCCGCCGGCCGCCGGTGGCTGGGACCCCTCTGGGCTCAACGCCTCCTCCTGGGAGGGGAACGCGGAGCCCGCGGagccccgggagccccggcgagcccggccccggccctggcggaGAGCGGGCACGCCGTCAGCACCGGTGCAGGGCACGCGGCATTGCCCCGGAGGAGGAGCGCTCCTCGCCGCGGCACGGGGCAGCGGGGCTCACCGGCGGGCGCCGGCCGCGGAAGCGGGCCACGTTGTAGAGGGTGCAGTAGCTGACGAGCCGGTCACCAGGGTAGAGGGCCGCGATCTCGGTGGGCGAGAGCAGAGCCTCCAGGCTGTCGGGGACGTACCAGTCGATGGTGATGTCGCTCACAGCCGGCTCCATCGCCTTCTTCAGGGACTTGATGAGCTGGCGCAGGGACGGGAGCCGGTGTGGGGCACGGCGGCACCCGGCCCCGcgtccccggcgccccgcggccgtgcCGGGCGTTACCTTGGGCTGCAGCCTCTCCGCCGGGCCGAGGAActcggcgcggccccggctcgcCTCGGCCATGCCCGCCAGCAGCCGCCGGCAGGCCCGCGGGCCCAGGCCGAAGCTGAAGCACCTGCAGGAGAGCGCGACGCGCTGCaaagccgccgccggctccggggcCGCCCAGCCCGGCGGCAGCACCTGCCCgcagggagggagcggggccgTTCGGCAGTTAGCGATGACGCCCTTGCAAAACGGGTAGCACAGTTATGGGGGGGCTGCTTATGGGGCTGGCGGAGGTGACCCTTGGGGATGCGGGAGGAGCAACCGGTGGGAACGGCCCCGGGAGCGTCCCGCCACCCCGCAGCCCTCGCgccgcgcggcgccctgccctacCGGAGCGTGCTGGCCTGCCAGCGCACCAGCTGCAGGACGCGGCCCGCgtcgcccgcggcggcggcgctgagcaGGAAGAGCTGCCGGGGGTAGCCGCGGTGCAGGGGCTGCGCCAGCGCCCAGCTCACGGCCGCCAGGAGGTCGCTGCCGCCCGGGTCGGCCCGCAGCCCGCCGAGGTGCTCGCAGGCTCGCCGCAGGGTGTCCTGCCCGCGCGGAGAGGAGACCTCGCAGCCGTCCCCGGGCACCGCCGGgacccggcgccgccgcggcttgCAAGGagacggccggggggggggggggggggacaccccggTCCGGGCGATGCACTCACGTTGCCGCAGAGCCGGCTGGCCGGGAAGAGCGGCTTGACATCGGAGCCGAAGCCGGCGATGTTGAGCAGTGTCCCCGCCGGGAGGCTCTTCACGGCCACCAGCAAGGCCTcctgcggggccgggagcgcagCGGCGTTGGGCTGCGGGGGCGCCGGCGGTTTGGGGAGCCTCCCCGGCGCCCTGCAGCCCTGCCTCACCTTGAGCCTGTCGAGGTCGGGGCCGCTCGTGCCGCCGGCGCGGTCGACGAGGAAGAGGACCTCGCGGGTGACGCTCTGCAGGCCGCCCGGCACGGCCTCGGCGGCGGGGCAGAAGTTCAGCATCAGCACGGGGTTGGGGAAGATGTCCTTGTGGAAGCGCTTCTGCACGAACGCCGCCTgcgagcggggcggccggggcgttCCTGGCAccctgccgccggcccccgcgcccggcccgccgccccccccggccccagccccagcccgggccccATCACCTGTCTCTCGCcgctgctgtccttgctggctatCCGGGCGTAATCCCGGCGGCTCCGGATGTGGGCCTCGTACTCCTGGTACGTCATGGTGCCCTCCTCCATCACGAGGTGGGGGCGGTGGGGctctggggggtggagggggcggCCACATGGCAGGCGAACACGGTGCACGTGGGACAAAGACCCCCGGATGCTTTTTGGGTCATTCCCGCACTCCCCGAAACGTGCCGCTTTGCCCCGGTGCACTTTTGCCCCCGGTGCACTTTTGCCGCCGTCGTGCCCTTACCGCACGGGTAGAGGATGATCTCCACGTCCCTGTCGTAgcggtgctgctctgccaggGTGACGCGGACGGTGGCGGCAGAGCTGGCCCAGGGGTCGGCATCGGCGCGCAGCGCGTGGGACGGGCTCTCCAGGCCTGCCGGCACAGCGGCGGCAGCTCCCTCGCACCCGCCGGAGCCCCCGAGCGCTCGGAggcacccgcccgcccgcctgcctgccGGCTCCGATGGGATTAATTGTGGCCGCACACcagcctccccctctcctctcctctcctctctgcagcCACCCATCCATCGCTCCTCCGAGCGAAGGAGACGGGCTGCTGGCTCGCAGGTCAGTGCCTGCTGCTTCGCCACATGTGAAGTGAGTTTGAGGGGGGTCTCAGCCCACCAGCCCCTTCGCTGGGGAAGGAGAGCGTGTTTCCGCCAGAAACCAAACcgagcccccgcagcccccctgcTCATCACCCCCACTtcagattaaaaattaatttataaaaatCTCATTGCAGGCAGATTGGGCCAAACacacccacccccccacccccgtccccatccccgtcctaCCCGCCAGCAAGCAGGGGCCCTTCACCAGCAGCTCGAAGGCAAACTCGTAGGGAAAGGGGTTGCAGGGCTGGTCCCGGAGGACGTCGGCGCCCTGGGTCAGCGCGCCGGCCGCCGGCTCGCTCCGCGCGCTGGGGCCCCCGAAGCAGCTGGTGGGGCTGCGGGGAGAGCCGGGGtgaggcagcgccggggccgcctcCGTGCCCCCCGCCCGGCAGAGACTCAGGAAGCCGTGAAAATCACCATAGGGCCAACCTGTCGTCGCACAGGCCCACCggcccgcgcccggcggcggcggtggcagcggcggcggggacgcgggGCGTCAGCACGGCGGGGAAGACGAggcgcagcgccccgccgggCAGCGTGGCCAGCTCCCGCGCGGTGCTGACGGTGACGGCCAGGCTCTCCGCGGGGCCCAGGGTGCCCGTGCCGATGGCGAAGGTGCGGCGCTCCGCGGCCTCGTCCAGCACGAGGTGGCCtgcgagggaggcagcgcggcggctCAGCGGGCTCCGGCGCCGCGACCCGCTGGGCATGGCGAGGACGGCGCCAGCCGCGTCATGCTTACCGCCGGCGCAGcaccggggccgcccggggctggggccgcgctGCAGGCAGCACgcctgcgcccgccgccggctctgCATCCGGAACGTcacccgcctgccgcccgccgccgcctcgaaGGCCGCCACCACCTCCGACTCCTCCAGCGGGTAGATGAAGACGCCTGCAAGGCGGGAGAGAGCCCCAGGCAGACTCCGCCGCGGGATGCGCCTGCGCGCTCCAGGCTCCTCCGCCTCTCCCCAGCGTTTGCAGCGCTGGTCTCCAGCGCCAGGGCGTTTCGGGAAGCCCCCGGCCCCGTCGGCCCCCCTTACCTTCGACGGGCTCATCGTGGGGGTTGATGTAGACGAGCCGGGCGGTGATGCCCAGCGAGTAGCCGTTGGCACAAGCCTTCACGCTGGAGCTCTTCAGTGGCAGAGCCGCCCAGGTGGCCAGTGCATACAGGCCCGGCATGGTTGcggagcagctgtgggcagagcAGGAGCGGGTGCTGGGTCCTGGCACGGGGATGGGCCGTTTGCACGAGCGAGACGCTCTTCTCGGCCGCCCCGGCCACAGAGGAGTGACAGGAGGTCCCCGGCCTGGGGACGTGCCCCAGACACAccgtggggagggctggggacacTGCTCTGGCCCTGGAGCATCCGCAGAATACATTGACCTAAATCCTGGCCCCCCTGGAAACCCGGTCTGGGGATGATGTGGACATGGCCCAGAACAGGCGGCCTCATCTCAGCCACCCTGGAGCACTCGGCGGCTCCATGGCCTCGGTCTCCCCAGACCGTTTCCCAGCCCGGTTTCCAGAGGAGCATCTGCTGCTCCATCCCCATCCACCCACAGAGGTTACCAGGGCAAtgtgctacaaaaaaaaaaaaaaaaaaaaaaagtggcagggGAAAAAAGGTGTAGCTAGGACAACACAGAGCACGGTGTTTGCTGGGGGCTTAATAATTAACAGCAAGGTCAACGCAAAACGGAGGAGctgtgcagaagggaaggctccTGGGACGATGCTCTGCGCCGCTGGGCGAAtgagccccgcgccgggagatGCAGCTGTGCAACCTTTCGGCACTGGCCTTGGGAAGGGATGCCGGCCAGGATGCCTTCAAGCCAAGGCACCAGCCTGCTCCTTTGCCCACTAACCTCTTCTTTTCCTTGGGAAAAGCATGCCAAATTCCTGCTCAGAGCCGAGGGGTCTCCCTAATGTCACTCCATCCCGCACTGTCACAGAGTCTCATGAAATACTTGAGTCAACCTTAGCTGTCCTTCATGGATAGACTGCTTGGGTCCCCCTGCCCTAGGCACAGGTCTGCGCCCCCACATCTCATTCCCTGCCGCCCCCGAGCACGGGCAGAAAGGCAGCGAGATCCCCCTCTTGCGCCATGCGCCGGCGCTTTAGGGCGCAACGAGCTCGGCAGCAAGGACAAGGCTGGGAGTGAGCGAACCATCTGCTTTCGCCTCGCTCCGGCGGCCTTCACCCCAGGAACAGCTCAGGCGAGCAGCGGTAACGGGAGCCTTCAAGTGCCCTCGGTTTGCGCATCCAAAGGTGCCTCTGCCCAGAGCATCCTTGAAAGAGGAGGAGGGCGAAAGCCCCGGAGGCAGAGCCTGGGCCGAGCCAGCCGCGGCCCCGAGGAGCCGTGAGGAGCGTTAGCGACGTGGCTGCATCCCAGGGAAATAAAGCCTCCCGGCCACCCCCGGCCCCCTCTGCTGCTTCGTCCCCGCGCGCACAGCTGAGCCCCCCCAAACTCATCTCCCCGCATGCAAAGTCGCAGGGGCCCCGCGCAGCCCACGTCGGCCATGCCGCTGCCTCCGAACCCACCGGGAGCATCGTCAGCCGGGTCCTACCCTGCTCACGGCACCTAACGAGCCCAAGCGACCTCCAGGGACCGaggctcccccagccctgctacGCCGAGCCGTTAAAGACGGATTTCACCCCAAAGCCCTTCTGCTCGTTCCCAAGGCACCGGGCTGGATGCTCAGCAACCCGCCTGCTATTTGCCAAACCCATTGCCCAGGACACCGCTTAGTTGTTTACCAGGGACTTACCTGAGAAGCTGCCCCGGCTGCTTTTTATCACTTCCCTTCACATTTACACTAGCAAAGTAAACAGGGCCCATCTGGCCCCGCTGCGCTTCGTGCCGGCCGCTCTAAGCCCCGCGGTAATGAATAAAACCAGCCGCGCTGCTCCTCGCCCCGTCCGCTTCATCCTCAACCCCCCCGGCAGCAAACTGTCCCCGGCGCGGGAGCAGCATCTCCGGTGCCGTGGCAGGTGCTGGCCCCATGGGTGCAGCCCCGGCATCCCCCGGCACGGCCACCAGGGCCTTCGCcgccccctcctcttcctcccttcccaccccctGCCCACCGGGGTGGGGACTCAGGGCTCAGTATGAGCAATGTGGGATGCTTGCAAGTCCAGAAATCGCAGGACTTGAAAACCCTCTTTGGCTAAGGCAAAAAGGAGTTTTCTCTAGATGGGGATAATTTAACGTTTCTCCCTCCCCTGCGAGTAGGTGGACTTATTTGAGGCAGGCTGCTGCCAAAAAGCTTCCGCACGTGCCCGCGCCTGAACCCCGAGGGTTATTGCCAGCCGCGTATGAAGTTGCCAAACTTTCCCCCGCTGCCCCGAGAGCCGCCCGTGCCGTGGCCCAGCCACGCCGTGGGCTGCGTGGTCACAGGAGCAGGGCAAGGCTGGCCCGGCCACGGGGAAAGCGGGTGCAGCGGTGGCGCCCATGGGTGCGGTGCGGTGCAGAGAGCCCAAGGAGCAGGCGCCGGGGAGACGAGGCGTCCCTGGAGGTTGCAGGCTAAGGGGCTGCCTGGCGCTGCGCCGCGCACGGCTCTGCCGCGGCATGCAGGCGTCGCCCCCATTGCTGTCCTCATGGCTTCTCTGCTGCCGAAGTCTAGCCGGAAAGCGGTGGCCGGTGCAGAAGCGCGCACGGGTGCATGCACATCCACCCCGGCACTTGCACCAGGTCTGAGGccctggggcagagcccggcTCCCGCAGTGTCAACTCGCACCTGCCAGTCTCCAGCGCCCCCCTGGCCACCCCGCGGCGTCCAGGGGGAGTTTGGCGGTGAGGAAGTGCACCTCCATCTCCATCAGCAACGCCACTTACGCCTCCCGCCCCGCTAAACccttgcaaaaccacagccccGTGCCAGAAAGCAGGAGTTACGGGCCTTCAATCCACCCCGATACAGACGCCCCCCCAAAAACACGTCCCGGCCCTGCTGACGCGGGCACGTCCCAGCAGGGCGGCCCAGCAGCAGGGTCCCGCCGCCCCACCACCGTGCCGTATAGCCCAGGACCGACTGCCCGTATCCTAGGGCAGGGTGCAGCAGCTGGGTTGCGGCGCGGGCGCCTCGCCGGGGTGCTCATCTGGGCACCTTGGCGGCCCCGCTGCCTCGATGCACGTCTGGCCCCCGTCCACAGCGCAGGGCTGCCACCCCCCGCCCGGGAGCGGCGGGCTGCCCCCAGGGTGCCGGGCCCCCACTTCcgtccccggccgggcccccgcgAGCAGCCCTTACCTGCAGGCTGAGGACGACACCggctcggcggcgcggggctctgcTGCGCCCCGGCTCCGGCGCTGCGGTACCCGGCGGGGCCGAGCGCTgcctccccggggccgccgccgccgccgctccctgcTGCAGGCTCCGCTCTGGCGCTGGCTCCTTCAGCGCCGCCGCTCCATCCCTCGCTACCCTGTGCCAGAAGCGAGAGCCGCTCCAAGCCCAGCCTCGTTAAAGAGACAcgctccccggcgccgcggcccggggggggccgggggacgCCCTCgcaggcggcgccgggggcctcgGGGCACGGCGATTCCCGCCCCGAGGGCGCAGGGCACCCGGCCGAAGCGGGGCGCACCGCGGCGGGCTGGTCCGTGGGCCCCGCATGGCAGGGTCAGGCCAAGCTCAGGCGCTGGCGAAGCCTCGGGGTGCTGCTGCGGCACCGGCAAACGGGGGGGGCTGGTGGCCTGGGATGTCCTGGCACGGagaccccctccccccaagcaaGGCATAGGGGCAAAACACAAGCCCCCGCCAGCTGGCTGAACGCTCCTGGCCTAATGCTGTCGCCCCACAAGTGTCACAACCTGCTCCACTAGGAAAGGTCTCAGCTGCCCCAAGGCAGCGGTGAGacgacagggctgggcagggatcCCGCATCAGTCGAGCCGAGCATCCATCCCCAAACCCAGGCGCTCCTGGGACACGCCAGATCCATCTGCGCCAGCCTCCACGCACCAGGGCGGAAtcccagccccaaaggggagcaGGGGAGATTCAGGGCGAGCCCAGCCCGGGGGTGAAAACGGTGACACAAAGCCCACCTGGGCAGGGCGCGCTCAGGAGACCTCGGCAAAGCCAAGGGGGGTCATCACTGCCGTGAAGGACATCTCAGGGAGACACCGGTGGCCATCACAGCCCGGCGAGCGCGGGGGGTCGCCCAGGCATAGCCGCTCTCGTGATGTTCCCGCGTAGGATCGGAGCAAACCGGCAGATTTGGGGCCAACTCCTGCGCCGGACTCCTCTCGCACAGCTCCAGCGCCACGCTACGGATAGGGCCGTGCCGCTGCTGGGTTTTTTACAGGGTATGCGCCGGATAACACCAGTCCTTCGCTGCAGCCCCGGTTAATCCGACACTAAAGACGCCCAAGCTGGGGAAGATGCAgcaggcggcgcggggggggggggggcgagcgcagccccgcTCCTCCGCGGCAGGCGGCTTGGGAGACCGCAGGGGCGATGTCGGATGGAGCTGGGGATGGAAATCTCCGCAGGCAACGCCTTTCGCTGCACATGGTGCGAGAGGGCACGCTGCCTCCTCCCGGCCCGCTATATTCCACTTTAGCCGAGGCAATTAGCTCGTCCCGAGGCGCTCGCGGCCTCCCCTGGGTGCTCGCGAGAGCGTGCTGAGCCATCCCCTTTCCCCGGGCTGGATGCCCTGCCGCACGGTACAGCGTGGCGAGCTGCAGCGCACGGCCGCTCTCCTTCCCTGTCGTTTCTGGCCGCAGCACAGCGTAGCGCAGCGGCTGACCCATACGTTACCCTACGCGCGCGACGGGTGCCGCCTCGGCAAGCCGCCGGGTGCAGAGCACGCGCTGCAGCGGTCCCCTGCCGCCCTGCGGGGCTCAGCGGgcgcctgcccccccgcgcccgcagcGCCCTGGCAGCACTGCAAGCTTTGGCTTTTCTCAGATATTCTTTCCAGGCCAAGCAGGCGCTAAGAAAAGCTTCCAAATGGGAGTCTGGGGTTGGTGCCACGGAGCCGGCAGGAAGGGGGgggcctggctgcagcccccggggTCACAGCATGCGAACGACCGCAGCGCAACAGGCAGCGGTGGCGGAGACGCAAGCCGCAAGCACCCGCCTGAGCCGGTAcggcagccccgcgcctccgGCAGGTCCCTCGCGCCCCAGCGACCCGCTTGGCCGAGTTTCGTAGCGCCCCCGGGGAGCaaaccccaggcagggccacggCCTCGGGATCAACCCCCCCAATCACCCCTACCTTGTCCCGGGCAGCCGGACTCTGCCCAGAGGCACAGCCGGTGGGAGGGAGCGCGGCCCACGGGTGCAGCCGGGGCCTTGGGCGCCGAGCGGCCCGGCAGGTTTAGCATTACCCGAGGAAACAACCCAAAACGGGGGAGGCACCGGCCGTGCAGACCCCAAGGAAACGCTTGCCACGAAGCAGGCGGCTCTTCCCAGGATCGGCCAAAACCCTCCAAGGATGCTTGCGCCGGCGGATGGacagacggatggatggacaggaAGGGGGGCTGGAAGCACATCTCTGACACAGGTTTCCTTTCCAAAGCCAAAAAACGGCGGCGTCCCCCGCCGCGGGCACTGCGACCCCGTCCGGCTGCCTcagggcagcaaaagcagggattTCCCCCAAAACCAGGCAAGCGGGAGGCTGCTGGGGTTCCCCCCGACGGTGCCCCGCCACCCGCTCGGGGGGCCTGGAACAGGCGGGGGCCCAGCGGGGGCCCCCAGTGCCGCGGGCTCTGcgctgggaggggagcggggccccccggacccccccgggccggcgccgggcTTGGCCGGGCGGCTGCTTCCCTCTAGCGGGAAGAGCCCGGCAAGGCCCAgcgccccgggcagcgccggcggcgggaCGCCAGCCCCACACCTCGCCCCCGGCCCCACACCTCGCCCCCGGCCCGCACCCCCAGTCCCACATCCTGCCTCTTGCCCCGCTCCCTGCCCCCTGCTCTGGCCCTCTGCCCCAcacgctgcccccagccccacacctcgctcccggccccgctccctgcccccTGCCCTGGCCCTCAGCCCCAcacgctgcccccagccccacacctcgctcccggccccgctccctgccccctgcctgcacccccagccccacatcctgCCTCTTGCCCCactccctgccccctgccccagccctcagccccacacgctgccctcagccccacacctcgctcccggccccgctctctgccccctgcctgcacccccagccccacatcctgCCTCTTGCCCCACTCCCTGCCCCCTGCccgcacccccagccccactcctcgctcccagccccacgtcctcccccccccgccccacaacctgcccatggccccagctctCAGCCCCGCACCCTGCCCCACATCCTGTCCCCCatgctgccccccagccccctccccccgcgaggccccgcccccggcgggtTTGGCCCCGCCCCGCCACGGGCCCGAGCGCGCGGGCCGGGCGGGTCGCGCTTCCGGGAGCGGCGGcgacagcggcggcggcggagcggtgAGAGCGGCGCCGGGCCTGGCCGCGCCGCCGCAGtggcgccgggagcggcgccgggccggggccgggcagcttggggccggggccgggccggaagcggggggcgcccgccccggcggggggccgcggccctgcccgggcttgtccgccgcgccgctgccgcggggaggccgcggggccgcTGGGGCCGCTGGGCCCTGCCCGCCCGGCGGctctgcggggcggcgcggggggccgggccccTCCCCGCGGGCTGCGGCCGCTCCCGGTGCAGCGGCAGCTGCTCCCGCGGGCCCggccgtgacccccccccccccccccagcccccgcgccgccactCGAGAGCTGCCGTGCGGGGACACGGCGGCCTCTCGGCCTGGGCGGGCCCCGCTTggcccctcgccgccgcggcccttTCGCCCGGGGCTGCCTGCCCCCAGCAGGGGCCGGGagagggcccccccccccagacccccgggCCGGCCAGCCCGAGGGGCCctgctgcccccgcccggcccctctCTGGGTCACCGCGAGGAGCCTGCACCCTCCCCTTGGCAGATCGGCCCCCGCTCAGGGCTGCTTTTCTCCGGGAGGGGTGCAGTCTGCATGGTCCAGCACCGCCGAGCCGTGCGCTGTGCCACCGTGGGGCTGGCACGGGGAGAGAGACACCCGCACAGCCCGTGCCTCAGGGGACACGGGCAGGCACAGGGAGGACGGAGGCTTGCGTCTGGGGGACATgaattcagttttctttcctaCCCACAGTGCGAGAGCCCCTGACGCTCAGCAATGGGGAGACCCAGGAAAGAAGCCACCAGCACGTCGTCCCCTCGGCCAGCTGCGGCCGCCTCCAAAACCGTCCCCGCAGCGCCACCGCCTTCTGCCTCCGCTGCCCGGGCCAAGGCAACGGCTGCAGGTAGCCGATCTAGGAGCGCtccagctgctggggctgctggccCGAGCCGGCAGTCAGAGGCAAAGCCAAACTCATCTCAGCCAAGACCCACAGCATCCCGTGGTGCCCGAGGAGATACTGGGGACCAGGGCAGAGCATCCACCCAGAGTTCCTCTGCAACCCAGAAGAAGCAACCTGAGGCCAGAGGGGCCACAGCTCAGGCCAGGTCTGACCCATGTTCCTCAAGGAAACCACCTGTCTCTCACCTGAATGGAGCCTCAGGCAATTTTCTGCCTCCCCTCAAGAGCCAGGACATCCAGCGAGTGGAGAGGGAGACCCGGGGCCAGCAGAGCAATCCCACATGGTACGAGTGGCGGAAAAACCGCATCACGGCCTCTGTGGCCCCCAGGATTGCCAACAGCAAATTTGCCAACGGGAAGACAGATGAGGTGCCTCAGTCGTACCTCAGAGCGGTGGTGAGCTCTGGCCCCGGGGTGCAGACGCCAGCCATGTCGTGGGGCACCCGCAACGAGAAGGTGGCCGTGCAGGCCTATGAGCAGCTTAAATCCCAGAAGATGGGCAAGCCCGTGAGGGTGGAAGACTGTGGCCTCTTCATTCACAAAGGGAAAGAGTGGCTTGCAGCCAGCCCAGATGGCATCATCAAAGAGGCAGATACAGGGgagtccctggggctgctggaggTCAAGTGTCCCTACAAGCACAGGAACAAGACAGTGAGAGAGGCCTGCAAGGACAAAGATTTCTGCCTGGAGGTGGACGGAGACTCCTACTCGCTGAAGAGGGATCATGCCTACTACACCCAGGTGCAGTGCCAGCTCGCAGCCGCTGGCTTCCAGAGCGCCGACTTTGTGGTGCACACCAACAGGGAGACAG
The sequence above is a segment of the Apteryx mantelli isolate bAptMan1 chromosome 9, bAptMan1.hap1, whole genome shotgun sequence genome. Coding sequences within it:
- the VWA5B2 gene encoding von Willebrand factor A domain-containing protein 5B2 isoform X2 yields the protein MPGLYALATWAALPLKSSSVKACANGYSLGITARLVYINPHDEPVEGVFIYPLEESEVVAAFEAAAGGRRVTFRMQSRRRAQACCLQRGPSPGRPRCCAGGHLVLDEAAERRTFAIGTGTLGPAESLAVTVSTARELATLPGGALRLVFPAVLTPRVPAAAATAAAGRGPVGLCDDRLALCPTSCFGGPSARSEPAAGALTQGADVLRDQPCNPFPYEFAFELLVKGPCLLAGLESPSHALRADADPWASSAATVRVTLAEQHRYDRDVEIILYPCEPHRPHLVMEEGTMTYQEYEAHIRSRRDYARIASKDSSGERQAAFVQKRFHKDIFPNPVLMLNFCPAAEAVPGGLQSVTREVLFLVDRAGGTSGPDLDRLKEALLVAVKSLPAGTLLNIAGFGSDVKPLFPASRLCGNDTLRRACEHLGGLRADPGGSDLLAAVSWALAQPLHRGYPRQLFLLSAAAAGDAGRVLQLVRWQASTLRCFSFGLGPRACRRLLAGMAEASRGRAEFLGPAERLQPKLIKSLKKAMEPAVSDITIDWYVPDSLEALLSPTEIAALYPGDRLVSYCTLYNVARFRGRRPPGRGRARRGSRGSAGSAFPSQEEALSPEGSQPPAAGGSREPSRATAESREVSLELSAGGTEESERSAEPVSGGDIWKRIYQASYIQEQYVLTHCSVSTDRSQGLLSRSSTSSESTGSRDVAPDGASPAPASSGTSQQGQKSVSLCESSAKSAPLPQAPGGSKVPAALSAEELARRKKALARAALAGRSFSSPHGELDAHRLCRALEKVSQKRNQSLEGKLDELDPKMQRLQRSMADSNNLLSPTHLDWDMLVEPSYLFDASPASEAREPSQGDGSLPLRCQVVIHALRAGTPVSWEVTASLEALLRPRDGTGKEEPPPRAGKAWDKPLHRLAARSVVRDHENAAQREAELEQGFARRFRLKAMQTSKACNVPSLYTCVVPVDGATQAALPAALEVWGAAAPASHQRAAPAGSWSHSVGLGRQQDAEEQDEASVAAERDEIPASPASISSVTSGWEKQNSPNGLPTSPSTASTGSQKSTESVAGSSLSRRRGPSLALRPHCLSPESECTSTNASHDYLPLVQLQQARGPFQLTESFSEVVQIPLDRLRRASPYASHRASLSPVSPGAKSSPEAGPSTGGEEPAGAPEPSSPQSHSTCSEVPSMAAWAQADSGHGSESDTGPHSAAPSEASVNWQDAGPEDLESASWATAVALAWLEHRCAGFFEEWELVAAKADAWLQAQRLPEGVDVGCLKGAARHLFLLLRHWDENIKLTMLCYNPNNM
- the VWA5B2 gene encoding von Willebrand factor A domain-containing protein 5B2 isoform X1, yielding MPGLYALATWAALPLKSSSVKACANGYSLGITARLVYINPHDEPVEGVFIYPLEESEVVAAFEAAAGGRRVTFRMQSRRRAQACCLQRGPSPGRPRCCAGGHLVLDEAAERRTFAIGTGTLGPAESLAVTVSTARELATLPGGALRLVFPAVLTPRVPAAAATAAAGRGPVGLCDDRLALCPTSCFGGPSARSEPAAGALTQGADVLRDQPCNPFPYEFAFELLVKGPCLLAGLESPSHALRADADPWASSAATVRVTLAEQHRYDRDVEIILYPCEPHRPHLVMEEGTMTYQEYEAHIRSRRDYARIASKDSSGERQAAFVQKRFHKDIFPNPVLMLNFCPAAEAVPGGLQSVTREVLFLVDRAGGTSGPDLDRLKEALLVAVKSLPAGTLLNIAGFGSDVKPLFPASRLCGNDTLRRACEHLGGLRADPGGSDLLAAVSWALAQPLHRGYPRQLFLLSAAAAGDAGRVLQLVRWQASTLRCFSFGLGPRACRRLLAGMAEASRGRAEFLGPAERLQPKLIKSLKKAMEPAVSDITIDWYVPDSLEALLSPTEIAALYPGDRLVSYCTLYNVARFRGRRPPGRGRARRGSRGSAGSAFPSQEEALSPEGSQPPAAGGSREPSRATAESREVSLELSAGGTEESERSAEPVSGGDIWKRIYQASYIQEQYVLTHCSVSTDRSQGLLSRSSTSSESTGSRDVAPDGASPAPASSGTSQQGQKSVSLCESSAKSAPLPQAPGGSKVPAALSAEELARRKKALARAALAGRSFSSPHGELDAHRLCRALEKVSQKRNQSLEGKLDELDPKMQRLQRSMADSNNLLSPTHLDWDMLVEPSYLFDASPASEAREPSQGDGSLPLRCQVVIHALRAGTPVSWEVTASLEALLRPRDGTGKEEPPPRAGKAWDKPLHRLAARSVVRDHENAAQREAELEQGFARRFRLKAMQTSKACNVPSLYTCVVPVDGATQAALPAALEVWGAAAPASHQRAAPAGSWSHSVGLGRQQDAEEQDEASVAAERDEIPASPASISSVTSGWEKQNSPNGLPTSPSTASTGSQKSTESVAGSRFSLSRRRGPSLALRPHCLSPESECTSTNASHDYLPLVQLQQARGPFQLTESFSEVVQIPLDRLRRASPYASHRASLSPVSPGAKSSPEAGPSTGGEEPAGAPEPSSPQSHSTCSEVPSMAAWAQADSGHGSESDTGPHSAAPSEASVNWQDAGPEDLESASWATAVALAWLEHRCAGFFEEWELVAAKADAWLQAQRLPEGVDVGCLKGAARHLFLLLRHWDENIKLTMLCYNPNNM
- the LOC106483812 gene encoding uncharacterized protein; its protein translation is MGRPRKEATSTSSPRPAAAASKTVPAAPPPSASAARAKATAAGSRSRSAPAAGAAGPSRQSEAKPNSSQPRPTASRGARGDTGDQGRASTQSSSATQKKQPEARGATAQARSDPCSSRKPPVSHLNGASGNFLPPLKSQDIQRVERETRGQQSNPTWYEWRKNRITASVAPRIANSKFANGKTDEVPQSYLRAVVSSGPGVQTPAMSWGTRNEKVAVQAYEQLKSQKMGKPVRVEDCGLFIHKGKEWLAASPDGIIKEADTGESLGLLEVKCPYKHRNKTVREACKDKDFCLEVDGDSYSLKRDHAYYTQVQCQLAAAGFQSADFVVHTNRETAVAPVNFDPEFWGQTVPKLEKFYTEAVIPHLEGKAGSSVWAKEE